The following is a genomic window from Candidatus Syntrophosphaera sp..
CCTCAAAGGCATGGATCCCGTTGAATTCGATGATGTTTCTGGGCCGCGGCCGGCCCCAGTATTCCTTGAAAACGGCATTGACCAGCAAACCCGGCCCCAGGAGCATGGCCAGGACCAGAAACAACCCGGACCAGCGCCAGATGACCAGGGACCGGGAGAAAAAACTCACGCTGAACACGGCAAATCCCGTAAAGGCTGTAAACAGAGCGGGTAGGGTGCCATAGCGGTAGACGAGGTCGAACAGGGCGAACTGTTTGCCCGACCAGGTGCCGGCATCGGAGAAGAAGAATCCCTGCAAAAGCAGATCCAGGTCAAATATGCGGATCAGCCAGGTGCCCAGGCCAAGGGCCAGGACGGGGACCAGGAAATCCAGAATCAGAACGATGCGGCGGCTCCTGAGAGCCGCCGTATCTTGATCATTTATCTTTATCGAGGGATGTTGAGCCAATTGGAACATCTGCTACCGCGGATCATTCAATTATCTCATCCCCGTTAGGGTCATACTTCCAGATCGTCTTCCACGTCATCTGAGGATTCGGCCGGTTCTTCCAAATCGGTTACTTCGGCTTCTTCTTCAGGGGTCTCAGACTCGCTGACCTGTTTGACGGTTTCTTCAGCTTCTTCTTCCGCAGTTTCTTCCGATAAGGGTTCTTCGACCACCGCTTCCGTGACGGTCTCGAGCTCTTCAACAGCTTCTTCAGTTACGGTTTCTTCGACCACCGCTTCTTCCACGGTTTCGAGCTCTTCAACAGCTTCTTCGGCAACGGTTTCTTCGACCGTTGTTTCTTCCACAGTTTCGAACTTCTCAACAGCTTCTTCAGATACTGTTTCTTCCACAGTCTCGAGTGCTTCCACCGTTTCTTCAGTTACGGTTTCTTCGACCGTTGTTTCTTCCACAGTTTCGAACTTCTCAACAGCTTCTTCAGATACTGTTTCTTCCGCTGTCTCGATCTCTTCCACCGCTTCTTCAGTTACGGTTTCTTCAATTACGGGTTCCGCGAGCTCAGCTTCCGCGACGGGTTCCGCTGCAGTTTCATCGGCAGGTTCGAGTTCAGGCATTTCCACGGGAACTTCGACTACCTCAGGCGCGGCGGTTTCTTCAGGGCTGGCCGGCACTTCAACTGGTTCTTCCGGAGAGCTCGTAACGGCTTCTGCTTCAGGCATTGAGCCTTCGGCGACAATGGCTGCCACAACCAAACCCTCGGCGCTTTCGGCTTCTTTCCGGGCTTCCTCAGCCGCTTGCTGCTCCTGCTTTTCCCGGGCGGTCCGTTCAGCGCGTTTTTTCTGCATCCGGATGATGCGGTCGCGCATGTATTGTTCGTGCAGGGCGATGTATTCCTCCTGCAGTTTGGGATCGCGGGAGAAGAAGAAGGCCTTCACGGAAAGGATCAGGCGGCGGTTGTCCATATCCAGCTCGATCACCTTGAGAGGCAGTTCCTCGCCGGCGTGGAAGGCGTCTTCTGAGTGTTCCAGTTTGGGGATCGCCAGATGGGAGATGGGGATGAAGCCCTCGACGGTGTCTTCGCCGACGGGAATGTCCACCAGGACGCCTTTGGGTATGAGTTTGCTGATCTTGCCCTTAACTTCAGTGTTGATGGGCAGGACGCTGCTCAGGTTGCTCCAGGGATCGGGGGTGAGCTGTTTCACGCCCAGGGCGATGCGGTGTAGGGCCCGGTCGATCGAAAGGATCACGGCTTCGACTTCCTGTCCCTTGCGATAAACCTCGCGCGGGTGGTAGATGCGTTTGGTCCAGCTGATATCGGAGATGTGGATCAAACCGTCGATCCCGTCTTCGATCTCGACAAAGGCGCCAA
Proteins encoded in this region:
- a CDS encoding phosphatase PAP2 family protein, with translation MAQHPSIKINDQDTAALRSRRIVLILDFLVPVLALGLGTWLIRIFDLDLLLQGFFFSDAGTWSGKQFALFDLVYRYGTLPALFTAFTGFAVFSVSFFSRSLVIWRWSGLFLVLAMLLGPGLLVNAVFKEYWGRPRPRNIIEFNGIHAFEEPLTYDSSSPGNSFPSGHASMGFYFFALYFVVRGRRKYLTPWFFLLAMAYGIGMGIIRMAQGGHFASDVLWAAGFVYLSCALLYHLLKLDRHSGSAQRI